The region GTTGCTGGCCCGTCAGCCGATCGCCACATTGGCGGCGGTGGCGAACCACACGTTGCTCGACACCGAAACCCGCCCTGGCTTCTGGCCGCAGTTGTTCGATCTGGGCGGGGTGGTCGATCCCGGTACGCTCAACTGGCTGCGTTTTGATCACTTTTACGTCACTTACGCCGCTTTGATCGACGGGCTGGGCGTCGGGCCGGGACCACTGCCGCTGCTGGCGCGCGACGTGGCGCTAGGCCGGCTGACGGCACCGTTGCCGGATCTGCGCATCGCCGAGCGTACCTACTATTTGCTGACGCCTGCCGGGCTGGCGAAAACCCGGCTGCATTACCGTTTTGAACGCTGGCTGCTGGAAGAAGGGGCCAAACCCGATGAGGCCTGACCTATATTGATCCCTGATCCACATTGATACCTAACCCACATTGATACCTGATCCACACCGGTATCTGGCTCACATTATTGTCATGCATCAGGGGTAGCGTGGGGCGAAATAACCGAATAAGGAGGTGCTAGCCATGAATTATGTGCAGGAAATGCGTCAGTTGATCGGGCATCGCCCGCTACTGCTGGCTGGGTCTAACGTGATTGTGCTCAATGCGCGCCGGCAGGTGCTGTTGCAGCATCGGCTGGAGGGCGTCTGGGGATTGCCCGGCGGTCTGCTGGAATTGGGGGAGTCGCTGGAAGAGGCGGCGATTCGGGAAGTGCGTGAAGAAACCGGATTGCAACTGAACTCGCTCGATTTTCTGAAGGTGTTCTCCGGTCCCGATCATTTTTTTACCTTGCCTAATCAGGATCAGATCTACGTGATTACCGCCCTGTATGTCTCCTA is a window of Dickeya solani IPO 2222 DNA encoding:
- a CDS encoding NUDIX domain-containing protein, whose product is MNYVQEMRQLIGHRPLLLAGSNVIVLNARRQVLLQHRLEGVWGLPGGLLELGESLEEAAIREVREETGLQLNSLDFLKVFSGPDHFFTLPNQDQIYVITALYVSYSWQGDIVVDKTESRDVRFFDLQALPPLGDEYREYLDYFLSLPSLPR